From Corvus moneduloides isolate bCorMon1 chromosome 2, bCorMon1.pri, whole genome shotgun sequence, one genomic window encodes:
- the JADE3 gene encoding protein Jade-3 isoform X2, producing the protein MDIFWLQELNEELTEMGCGLLDENTMEKTIEVLERHCHENMNHAIETEEGLGIEYDEDVICDVCRSPDSEDGNDMVFCDKCNICVHQACYGILKVPEGSWLCRTCVLGIHPQCLLCPKRGGAMKATRTGTKWAHVSCALWIPEVSIACPERMEPITKVSHIPPSRWALVCSLCKLKTGACIQCSVKSCITAFHVTCAFEHSLEMKTILDDGDEVKFKSYCLKHSKNKQNSLPDVEEHPKSVSEQKQTESEKTSLRAQKLRELEEEFYSLVKVEDVAAELGLPKLAVDFIYNYWKLKRKSNFNKPLFPPKEDEENGLVQPKEDSIHTRMRMFMHLRQDLERVRNLCYMVSRREKLKLSHSKVHEQVFNLQVQLINQEMAAGHTLTSALENTLFYPPPRITLKLKMPKSALGDCKNNSLKPGNRPLSPDNNSTVYSKRSVPMSKESFEIKAKSYARYQHDSRSNGLLAGIGKPRSEAKDSGPTQLMEFHRGQPSGKPLALQAALHGQSSIGNGRVQQENSRLVSKSNGLMGRAGDVSQRDSSSQTSYEQESVLTAHLASQSGFRKSTIEHFSRSFKEATNSLVRTTEDLRCCEKPTRRLATKDRLWSKQTLEGAPYQDNDGYCPDLELSDSEAESDENKEQVRLRRSSSERESPSKDFGRDCHNRNKKNMISHSSVQR; encoded by the exons ATGGACATCTTTTGGCTCCAGGAGCTAAATGAAGAGCTTACAGAAATGG GATGTGGGCTCCTGGATGAAAACACGATGGAAAAGACAATTGAAGTGCTGGAGCGGCACTGTCATGAGAATATGAATCATGCCATCGAGACTGAAGAAGGGTTGGGTATCGAGTATGATGAGGACGTCATCTGTGATGTGTGCCGGTCCCCAGACAGTGAAGATGGGAATGACATGGTGTTTTGTGACAAGTGTAATATTTGTGTCCATCAG GCTTGCTATGGTATCTTAaaagtacctgaagggagctggCTGTGTCGCACTTGCGTCCTGGGAATACATCCTCAGTGCCTCCTCTGTCCCAAAAGAGGAGGTGCCATGAAAGCTACCAGGACAGGGACCAAGTGGGCACATGTGAGCTGTGCTCTTTGGATTCCAGAG GTTAGTATTGCTTGCCCAGAAAGGATGGAGCCAATCACAAAGGTGTCTCACATTCCACCAAGTCGATGGGCTCTAGTGTGTAGTTTATGCAAACTGAAAACTGGTGCTTGCATTCAG TGCTCCGTGAAAAGCTGCATCACTGCCTTTCATGTCACCTGTGCCTTTGAGCATAGCTTAGAGATGAAGACTATCCTGGATGATGGGGATGAGGTCAAGTTCAAGTCATATTGTCTAAAGCACAGCAAGAACAAACAGAATTCACTGCCTGATGTTGAGGAGCACCCCAAGAGCGTGTCAGAGCAGAAGCAAACAGAGAGTGAGAAAACGAGCCTGCGAGCCCAAAAACTCCGAGAGCTGGAAGAAGAGTTTTACTCACTAGTAAAAGTGGAGGAtgttgcagcagagctgggccttCCTAAACTTGCTGTAGACTTCATCTACAATTACTGGAAATTAAAGCGAAAAAGTAACTTTAACAAACCATTGTTTCCTCCCAAGGAGGATGAAGAAAATGGCTTGGTGCAGCCAAAAGAAGATAGCATTCATACTCGCATGAGGATGTTCATGCATTTAAGGCAGGACCTAGAGAGG GTAAGAAATCTCTGCTACATGGTaagcaggagagagaaactGAAGTTGTCCCACAGTAAAGTTCATGAACAGGTCTTCAACTTGCAAGTTCAACTCATTAATCAGGAAATGGCTGCAG GCCATACCCTGACAAGTGCACTAGAGAACACACTGTTCTACCCACCTCCCAGGATCACCCTCAAGTTAAAAATGCCCAAATCAGCATTGGGAGACTGCAAAAATAACTCGCTGAAGCCTGGCAACAGACCGCTTTCTCCTGACAACAACAGCACTGTTTACAGCAAACGGAGTGTGCCAATGTCAAAGGAATCGTTcgaaattaaagcaaaatcttATGCCAGGTATCAGCACGACAGCAGAAGTAACGGGTTGCTGGCAGGGATTGGCAAGCCTCGGAGCGAGGCAAAGGATTCTGGCCCCACGCAGCTGATGGAGTTTCACCGGGGCCAGCCATCCGGGAAGCCTTTAGCACTCCAGGCTGCTTTGCATGGACAGTCTTCCATTGGGAATGGGCGGGTGCAGCAGGAGAACTCAAGGCTGGTGTCCAAATCCAATGGTCTgatgggcagggctggagatgTGAGCCAGAGAGACAGCTCCAGCCAGACGTCCTACGAACAAGAGTCCGTGCTCACGGCTCACTTGGCCAGCCAGAGTGGATTCCGAAAATCCACCATAGAACATTTCAGCCGGTCCTTTAAAGAGGCTACCAACAGTCTGGTGAGGACCACGGAAGATCTCCGGTGCTGTGAAAAGCCAACGAGAAGACTTGCAACGAAAGATCGCTTGTGGAGCAAGCAGACACTTGAAGGTGCTCCATACCAGGACAATGATGGGTACTGTCCTGACTTAGAGCTGAGTGACTCTGAAGCAGAAAGTGATGAAAACAAAGAGCAAGTGAGGTTAAGACGAAGTAGCTCAGAGAGAGAAAGCCC
- the JADE3 gene encoding protein Jade-3 isoform X1, which translates to MKRHRHLSTSDSSDNESPSTSFSSCSKYRSKSKTPANEQKKPAEVFRKDLISAMKLPDSHHVNPDEYYVFADTWKQEWEKGVQVPASPETIPQPSLRVVAEKVKEVLYTRPRKYIHCSSQEPTEPGYINILELAESVCRYDLDDMDIFWLQELNEELTEMGCGLLDENTMEKTIEVLERHCHENMNHAIETEEGLGIEYDEDVICDVCRSPDSEDGNDMVFCDKCNICVHQACYGILKVPEGSWLCRTCVLGIHPQCLLCPKRGGAMKATRTGTKWAHVSCALWIPEVSIACPERMEPITKVSHIPPSRWALVCSLCKLKTGACIQCSVKSCITAFHVTCAFEHSLEMKTILDDGDEVKFKSYCLKHSKNKQNSLPDVEEHPKSVSEQKQTESEKTSLRAQKLRELEEEFYSLVKVEDVAAELGLPKLAVDFIYNYWKLKRKSNFNKPLFPPKEDEENGLVQPKEDSIHTRMRMFMHLRQDLERVRNLCYMVSRREKLKLSHSKVHEQVFNLQVQLINQEMAAGHTLTSALENTLFYPPPRITLKLKMPKSALGDCKNNSLKPGNRPLSPDNNSTVYSKRSVPMSKESFEIKAKSYARYQHDSRSNGLLAGIGKPRSEAKDSGPTQLMEFHRGQPSGKPLALQAALHGQSSIGNGRVQQENSRLVSKSNGLMGRAGDVSQRDSSSQTSYEQESVLTAHLASQSGFRKSTIEHFSRSFKEATNSLVRTTEDLRCCEKPTRRLATKDRLWSKQTLEGAPYQDNDGYCPDLELSDSEAESDENKEQVRLRRSSSERESPSKDFGRDCHNRNKKNMISHSSVQR; encoded by the exons ATGAAACGCCACAGGCATCTAAGCACCAGTGACAGTTCAGACAATGAGA gtccttccacttccttttcttcttgttctaaATACAGGAGCAAGTCAAAAACACCAGCAAATGAACAAAAGAAGCCTGCTGAG GTGTTCCGCAAGGATCTCATTAGTGCCATGAAACTACCAGATTCTCACCATGTCAACCCTGATGAGTATTACGTCTTTGCGGACACGTGGAAACAAGAATGGGAGAAAGGAGTTCAGGTTCCAGCCAGTCCAGAAACTATTCCACAGCCTTCTCTCAG GGTTGTagcagaaaaagtaaaagaagtaCTGTATACACGACCCAGGAAATATATCCACTGTTCCAGCCAAGAACCCACAGAACCAGGTTACATCAACATTTTGGAACTAGCAGAATCTGTGTGTCGCTATGACTTGGATGACATGGACATCTTTTGGCTCCAGGAGCTAAATGAAGAGCTTACAGAAATGG GATGTGGGCTCCTGGATGAAAACACGATGGAAAAGACAATTGAAGTGCTGGAGCGGCACTGTCATGAGAATATGAATCATGCCATCGAGACTGAAGAAGGGTTGGGTATCGAGTATGATGAGGACGTCATCTGTGATGTGTGCCGGTCCCCAGACAGTGAAGATGGGAATGACATGGTGTTTTGTGACAAGTGTAATATTTGTGTCCATCAG GCTTGCTATGGTATCTTAaaagtacctgaagggagctggCTGTGTCGCACTTGCGTCCTGGGAATACATCCTCAGTGCCTCCTCTGTCCCAAAAGAGGAGGTGCCATGAAAGCTACCAGGACAGGGACCAAGTGGGCACATGTGAGCTGTGCTCTTTGGATTCCAGAG GTTAGTATTGCTTGCCCAGAAAGGATGGAGCCAATCACAAAGGTGTCTCACATTCCACCAAGTCGATGGGCTCTAGTGTGTAGTTTATGCAAACTGAAAACTGGTGCTTGCATTCAG TGCTCCGTGAAAAGCTGCATCACTGCCTTTCATGTCACCTGTGCCTTTGAGCATAGCTTAGAGATGAAGACTATCCTGGATGATGGGGATGAGGTCAAGTTCAAGTCATATTGTCTAAAGCACAGCAAGAACAAACAGAATTCACTGCCTGATGTTGAGGAGCACCCCAAGAGCGTGTCAGAGCAGAAGCAAACAGAGAGTGAGAAAACGAGCCTGCGAGCCCAAAAACTCCGAGAGCTGGAAGAAGAGTTTTACTCACTAGTAAAAGTGGAGGAtgttgcagcagagctgggccttCCTAAACTTGCTGTAGACTTCATCTACAATTACTGGAAATTAAAGCGAAAAAGTAACTTTAACAAACCATTGTTTCCTCCCAAGGAGGATGAAGAAAATGGCTTGGTGCAGCCAAAAGAAGATAGCATTCATACTCGCATGAGGATGTTCATGCATTTAAGGCAGGACCTAGAGAGG GTAAGAAATCTCTGCTACATGGTaagcaggagagagaaactGAAGTTGTCCCACAGTAAAGTTCATGAACAGGTCTTCAACTTGCAAGTTCAACTCATTAATCAGGAAATGGCTGCAG GCCATACCCTGACAAGTGCACTAGAGAACACACTGTTCTACCCACCTCCCAGGATCACCCTCAAGTTAAAAATGCCCAAATCAGCATTGGGAGACTGCAAAAATAACTCGCTGAAGCCTGGCAACAGACCGCTTTCTCCTGACAACAACAGCACTGTTTACAGCAAACGGAGTGTGCCAATGTCAAAGGAATCGTTcgaaattaaagcaaaatcttATGCCAGGTATCAGCACGACAGCAGAAGTAACGGGTTGCTGGCAGGGATTGGCAAGCCTCGGAGCGAGGCAAAGGATTCTGGCCCCACGCAGCTGATGGAGTTTCACCGGGGCCAGCCATCCGGGAAGCCTTTAGCACTCCAGGCTGCTTTGCATGGACAGTCTTCCATTGGGAATGGGCGGGTGCAGCAGGAGAACTCAAGGCTGGTGTCCAAATCCAATGGTCTgatgggcagggctggagatgTGAGCCAGAGAGACAGCTCCAGCCAGACGTCCTACGAACAAGAGTCCGTGCTCACGGCTCACTTGGCCAGCCAGAGTGGATTCCGAAAATCCACCATAGAACATTTCAGCCGGTCCTTTAAAGAGGCTACCAACAGTCTGGTGAGGACCACGGAAGATCTCCGGTGCTGTGAAAAGCCAACGAGAAGACTTGCAACGAAAGATCGCTTGTGGAGCAAGCAGACACTTGAAGGTGCTCCATACCAGGACAATGATGGGTACTGTCCTGACTTAGAGCTGAGTGACTCTGAAGCAGAAAGTGATGAAAACAAAGAGCAAGTGAGGTTAAGACGAAGTAGCTCAGAGAGAGAAAGCCC